A genomic segment from Polyangium mundeleinium encodes:
- a CDS encoding RNA polymerase sigma factor: protein MGKPTDRELVEQARAGNAQAFGTLVQRYQRRIFRLAFHLVRTGAEAEDVTQETFVRAYQALDRFDGRSEPFTWLYRIAVNLSLNTIRARKTKRDAVPADDPRIEPLLAEHRSSHGSDPARIAQDRQLTKALCEGIDKLSDTLRTTLVLVCIDGMGHEEAARVLDCPEGTVAWRVHEARRKLREHLEKQGFGGDAA from the coding sequence ATGGGCAAACCGACGGATCGTGAGCTCGTGGAGCAGGCACGCGCCGGGAACGCGCAAGCGTTCGGGACGCTCGTGCAGCGTTACCAGCGGCGCATCTTCCGCCTCGCGTTCCACCTCGTGCGTACAGGCGCGGAGGCGGAGGACGTGACGCAAGAGACGTTCGTCCGAGCCTACCAGGCGCTCGACCGCTTCGACGGCCGCAGTGAGCCCTTCACCTGGCTCTACCGCATCGCCGTCAACCTCTCGCTCAACACCATCCGCGCTCGCAAGACGAAGCGCGACGCGGTGCCCGCGGACGACCCGCGCATCGAGCCGCTCCTCGCGGAGCACCGCTCGTCGCACGGCTCGGATCCGGCGCGGATCGCGCAGGATCGTCAGCTCACGAAGGCGCTGTGCGAGGGCATCGACAAGCTGTCGGACACGCTCCGGACCACGCTGGTCCTCGTGTGCATCGACGGCATGGGCCACGAAGAGGCCGCGCGGGTGCTCGATTGTCCCGAGGGCACGGTCGCGTGGCGCGTGCACGAAGCGCGGCGCAAGCTGCGCGAGCACCTTGAAAAGCAAGGGTTTGGAGGGGACGCGGCATGA